In one window of Astyanax mexicanus isolate ESR-SI-001 chromosome 18, AstMex3_surface, whole genome shotgun sequence DNA:
- the LOC103027251 gene encoding ras-related C3 botulinum toxin substrate 1-like, with product METVKCVLVGDATVGKTCLLISFTSNCFPGEFIPTVFDNYSLEITVDSRPITLTLWDTAGAEDYDRLRPLSYPQTDVLIMCFSICRPASFENIRHKWYPEVSHYCPNVPFLLVGTQVDNRGDSTVLENLKEQKLTPVTQQQGQALAQKIGAIKYLECSALTQRGMREVFMEAVRASLNLNTVPHKRSCILL from the coding sequence ATGGAGACAGTCAAGTGTGTTTTGGTTGGCGATGCAACAGTGGGAAAGACCTGTCTTCTTATCTCCTTCACCAGTAATTGCTTCCCTGGGGAGTTTATCCCAACTGTCTTTGACAACTACAGTTTGGAGATCACAGTGGATTCCAGACCCATCACCCTTACCCTGTGGGACACAGCGGGAGCCGAGGACTATGACAGACTGCGTCCCTTATCCTACCCCCAGACAGACGTCCTCATCATGTGTTTCTCCATTTGTAGGCCAGCCTCTTTTGAGAATATTAGGCATAAGTGGTATCCTGAGGTTTCGCATTACTGCCCCAATGTACCCTTCCTGCTGGTGGGCACACAAGTGGACAATCGAGGAGATTCAACAGTTTTAGAAAATCTTAAGGAGCAGAAATTGACTCCTGTCACTCAGCAGCAGGGGCAGGCCCTTGCTCAAAAAATCGGAGCAATTAAATACCTTGAATGCTCGGCTCTAACGCAACGCGGGATGAGGGAGGTATTCATGGAGGCTGTCCGTGCCTCCCTGAATTTAAATACCGTGCCTCACAAGAGATCCTGTATTCTATTGTAA
- the LOC111194918 gene encoding ras-related C3 botulinum toxin substrate 1-like — protein MEIIKCVLVGDTAAEKTCLLISFTTNSSPKEYIPTVFDNYMSTVMVDSRPFTLKLCDTAGQEDYDRLRPLSYPHTDVFIICFSISDPASYDNVKLKWYPEVSHHCPNVPFLLVGTKMEEREDPTVLKKLKEQKLTPITKQQGEALAQEIGATKYLECSALKLVGVREVFVEVVHAFLNTKPVLHEKSCMLL, from the coding sequence ATGGAGATCATCAAATGTGTGCTGGTTGGAGATACAGCTGCAGAAAAGACCTGTCTTTTAATCTCCTTCACCACTAATTCCTCCCCCAAGGAGTACATCCCAACTGTGTTTGACAACTACATGTCAACTGTCATGGTGGATTCCAGACCCTTCACCCTTAAACTGTGTGACACAGCGGGTCAGGAGGACTACGACCGACTCCGTCCCTTATCCTACCCACATACCGATGTCTTCATCATATGTTTCTCCATCTCTGACCCAGCCTCTTATGATAATGTCAAGCTTAAGTGGTATCCTGAGGTTTCACATCACTGCCCTAACGTACCCTTCCTGCTGGTGGGCACAAAAATGGAAGAGCGAGAAGATCCAACagttttaaaaaaactaaaagagcAGAAATTGACTCCTATCACCAAGCAGCAGGGGGAGGCTCTCGCTCAGGAAATTGGAGCTACTAAATACCTTGAATGCTCGGCTCTAAAGCTAGTCGGAGTCAGGGAGGTATTTGTGGAGGTGGTTCATGCCTTTCTGAATACAAAGCCTGTCCTTCATGAAAAATCCTGTATGCTGTTATAA
- the LOC103022922 gene encoding rho-related GTP-binding protein RhoG, whose amino-acid sequence MQTVKCVVVGDGAVGKTCLLISFTTNAFPKEYIPTVFDNYSSQITVDSTPTSLNLWDTAGQEAYDRLRTISYPQTNVFIICFSVSNPTSFENIKLKWYPEISKHCSNVPFLLVGTKMDERDNPEVLKKLKEQKLAPITKHQGETLAREIKAIKYLECSALKQVGVREVFEEAVRAFLNPKPVPSKRFCLLL is encoded by the coding sequence ATGCAGACCGTCAAGTGTGTGGTGGTTGGGGATGGAGCCGTGGGAAAGACCTGTCTTCTTATCTCCTTCACCACCAATGCCTTCCCCAAGGAGTACATCCCAACTGTGTTCGACAACTACAGTTCACAGATCACAGTGGATTCCACACCTACCAGTCTTAATCTGTGGGACACAGCGGGACAGGAGGCCTACGACCGATTGCGTACCATATCCTACCCCCAGACCAACGTCTTCATCATATGTTTCTCCGTCTCTAACCCAACCTCTTTTGAGAACATCAAGCTTAAGTGGTATCCTGAGATATCAAAACACTGCTCCAATGTACCCTTTCTACTGGTGGGCACAAAAATGGACGAGCGAGACAACCCAGAAGTTTTAAAGAAACTAAAGGAGCAAAAGTTGGCTCCTATCACCAAACACCAGGGGGAGACCCTTGCCCGAGAAATCAAAGCCATCAAATACCTCGAATGCTCGGCTCTAAAGCAAGTTGGAGTGAGGGAGGTTTTCGAGGAGGCTGTCCGTGCCTTTCTGAACCCAAAGCCTGTGCCTTCTAAAAGATTCTGTTTGCTGTTGTAA